From a region of the Tenggerimyces flavus genome:
- a CDS encoding response regulator transcription factor produces the protein MSSTDAPSILVVEDDVTVAEVVVTYLRNAGYATTHATDGETALRLAGERWPDLVVLDLMLPGVDGLEVCRRLRAKGSVPVIMLTALSSEDDRIAGLELGADDYVTKPFSPRELVLRVRSVLRRGVAASEPVGEIILRDGELELDVRAHRATLRGEELALTVREFDLLAFLLAHPGQAFSRSELLERVWGWTFGDHSTVTVHVRRLREKVEDNPAEPTRLLTVWGVGYRWGAMEPAS, from the coding sequence ATGAGCTCGACAGACGCGCCCAGCATCCTCGTCGTCGAGGACGACGTGACGGTCGCCGAGGTCGTGGTGACGTACCTGCGCAACGCCGGGTACGCGACGACGCACGCGACCGACGGCGAGACCGCGCTCCGGCTGGCCGGCGAGCGGTGGCCGGATCTCGTCGTGCTCGACCTGATGCTGCCCGGCGTGGACGGGCTCGAGGTCTGCCGGCGGTTGCGGGCGAAGGGTTCGGTGCCGGTGATCATGCTGACGGCGTTGAGCTCGGAGGACGACCGGATCGCCGGGCTCGAGCTGGGTGCCGACGACTACGTGACGAAGCCGTTCAGCCCGCGGGAGCTGGTGTTGCGGGTGCGCTCGGTGCTGCGCCGCGGTGTCGCCGCGTCGGAGCCGGTCGGCGAGATCATCCTCCGCGACGGCGAGCTCGAGCTGGACGTACGTGCGCACCGCGCGACCCTTCGCGGCGAGGAGTTGGCGCTGACCGTACGAGAGTTCGACCTGCTCGCGTTCCTGCTGGCGCATCCGGGGCAGGCTTTCAGCCGGTCGGAACTGCTGGAACGCGTGTGGGGCTGGACGTTCGGCGACCACTCGACGGTCACCGTGCACGTACGGCGGCTGCGGGAGAAGGTCGAGGACAACCCCGCTGAACCGACGCGGCTGCTCACGGTCTGGGGTGTCGGCTACCGCTGGGGCGCGATGGAGCCGGCGTCGTGA